One part of the Brevundimonas subvibrioides ATCC 15264 genome encodes these proteins:
- a CDS encoding 3-keto-5-aminohexanoate cleavage protein, translating to MLRRDKVIITCAPTGSIHTPSMSPYLPVTPAQIASAAIEAAEAGASILHLHARDPVDGRPSPAAEHFMAFLPQIRAATDAVINISTGGSAVMSLDDRLDGARATRPELCSLNMGPLIFDFSGAGSRVDHWQHDWERDYVAGSRGRIMYNDNAYIERIMVEIGQGFGTRFEFECYDIGHLYTLAHFADLGLIKPPFLIQGVFGILGGMGPDPRNLVHMVTIADSLFGDDYVFSAFAAGRHQIPFCTQSALLGGNVRVGLEDSLFISRGELAQSSADQVRLIRGILAGLGKEIATPAEARATLGLKGADLVNF from the coding sequence GTGCTGAGACGCGACAAGGTTATCATCACCTGCGCCCCGACGGGGTCCATCCACACGCCCTCGATGTCGCCCTATCTGCCCGTGACACCCGCACAGATCGCGAGCGCGGCGATCGAGGCCGCAGAGGCCGGCGCATCGATCCTGCATCTGCATGCGCGCGATCCGGTGGATGGCCGTCCCAGTCCCGCCGCCGAGCACTTCATGGCCTTCCTGCCGCAGATCCGGGCGGCGACGGACGCCGTGATCAACATCTCGACCGGCGGCAGCGCGGTGATGTCGCTGGATGATCGCCTGGACGGGGCACGCGCGACCCGGCCCGAGCTGTGCTCACTGAATATGGGCCCTCTCATCTTCGACTTCTCCGGTGCGGGGAGCCGGGTCGATCACTGGCAGCATGACTGGGAACGGGACTACGTGGCCGGCTCTCGCGGCCGCATCATGTACAACGACAATGCCTATATCGAACGCATCATGGTCGAGATCGGGCAGGGGTTCGGCACGCGGTTCGAATTCGAATGCTATGACATCGGCCATCTTTACACCCTGGCCCACTTCGCCGATCTCGGTCTGATCAAGCCGCCCTTCCTGATCCAGGGGGTCTTCGGGATTCTGGGAGGGATGGGGCCCGATCCCCGCAACCTCGTTCACATGGTGACGATCGCCGACAGCCTGTTCGGCGACGACTACGTGTTTTCGGCCTTCGCGGCCGGTCGGCATCAGATTCCGTTCTGCACCCAGAGCGCGCTGCTGGGCGGCAACGTTCGGGTGGGCCTGGAGGACAGTCTGTTCATCTCCCGCGGCGAGCTCGCGCAGAGCAGCGCCGACCAGGTGCGGCTCATCCGCGGCATCCTTGCCGGTCTGGGCAAGGAGATCGCGACGCCCGCCGAAGCGCGTGCGACGCTCGGTCTCAAGGGTGCCGATCTGGTCAACTTCTGA
- a CDS encoding NAD-dependent succinate-semialdehyde dehydrogenase, with protein sequence MPSPGQARGQMLRPDLIRHQCYIDGAWRAAASGETIGVSDPFTGTGIGDVPSLAAGEIDDAILAAKRAFVEWSGRNPRERGGLLRRWHDLVLSHAEDLACLITLENGKPLKEARGEIAYGAAFIALYAEEAGRALGEIIPAPTSGRRLLVEREPVGVCGVITPWNFPVAMLTRKLAPALAAGCTVVAKPAAETPFSALALAVLAEEAGIPAGVINIVTGQPAMVGERLTSSSIVRKISFTGSTRVGAQLMAASAGTIKRLSLELGGNAPLLIFDDADLSVAVETAMVAKFRNTGQSCIAANRIYVQQGLHDAFVEAFSERVAALTSGDGFDPATDIGPLISEAAVAKVDRHILDATNGGARILNGGLSGEGRMCRPTLMCDVATDALVTQEETFGPLAAVIRFDTIERGIQLANDTPFGLAAYLCSSSPATISRVGRALESGMVGINTGLISTAFAPFGGVKMSGLGREGSHHGLNEYLNLKYLCEAEL encoded by the coding sequence ATGCCCAGCCCGGGCCAGGCCCGTGGCCAGATGCTCAGGCCCGATCTGATCCGGCACCAGTGCTACATCGATGGCGCGTGGCGGGCGGCAGCCAGCGGCGAAACGATCGGGGTCAGCGATCCCTTCACCGGAACGGGCATCGGCGACGTGCCGTCGCTGGCAGCCGGCGAGATCGATGACGCCATTCTGGCGGCCAAGCGGGCCTTCGTGGAGTGGTCGGGACGCAATCCTCGCGAGCGCGGCGGGCTGCTGCGACGCTGGCACGACCTGGTGCTGTCGCATGCGGAGGATCTGGCCTGCCTGATTACCCTCGAAAACGGCAAGCCGCTGAAGGAGGCGCGCGGCGAGATCGCGTATGGCGCGGCCTTCATCGCGCTCTACGCCGAGGAAGCGGGACGGGCGCTGGGCGAGATCATTCCTGCGCCGACATCCGGTCGCCGCCTGCTGGTCGAGCGGGAGCCGGTCGGGGTGTGCGGGGTCATCACACCGTGGAACTTCCCGGTGGCCATGCTGACTCGAAAGCTGGCCCCCGCTCTGGCGGCGGGCTGCACGGTCGTCGCCAAGCCGGCCGCCGAGACGCCGTTCAGCGCCCTCGCGCTGGCGGTGCTCGCCGAGGAGGCCGGAATCCCCGCTGGCGTGATCAACATCGTGACCGGCCAGCCTGCCATGGTGGGCGAACGGCTGACCAGCTCGTCCATTGTCCGCAAGATCAGTTTCACCGGCTCCACCCGGGTCGGAGCCCAGCTGATGGCCGCCTCGGCCGGCACGATCAAGCGTCTGTCGCTCGAGCTCGGCGGGAACGCTCCGCTTCTGATCTTCGATGATGCGGACCTGTCCGTCGCGGTCGAAACCGCCATGGTCGCCAAGTTCCGCAACACCGGCCAAAGCTGCATCGCCGCTAACCGGATCTACGTTCAGCAGGGCCTGCACGACGCCTTCGTCGAGGCCTTTTCGGAGCGGGTCGCCGCCCTGACGAGCGGAGACGGATTTGATCCGGCCACCGATATCGGCCCGCTGATCAGCGAAGCGGCGGTGGCCAAGGTTGATCGACATATTCTGGACGCCACGAACGGCGGCGCCCGGATCCTGAACGGCGGGCTGTCCGGCGAGGGGCGGATGTGTCGGCCGACGCTGATGTGCGACGTCGCGACGGACGCCCTCGTCACGCAGGAAGAGACCTTTGGCCCGCTCGCGGCGGTCATACGGTTCGACACCATCGAGCGGGGGATCCAGCTGGCGAACGACACGCCTTTCGGGCTCGCCGCGTATCTCTGCTCGTCGAGCCCCGCCACGATCTCGCGCGTCGGTCGCGCGCTGGAAAGCGGAATGGTCGGCATCAACACCGGCCTGATCTCGACCGCCTTCGCGCCCTTCGGCGGGGTGAAGATGTCGGGCCTGGGCCGTGAAGGCTCCCATCACGGCCTGAACGAATACCTCAATCTGAAATACCTCTGTGAAGCTGAACTCTAG
- a CDS encoding nuclear transport factor 2 family protein has protein sequence MIDEDRLSLTAELALQLADYWHDVDTNQGRGTGAFYTEDAVFHGQFASYEGRAKIEQFYAWRAAQGPRVSVHAFTNFRAARSGDDRAEATNFLTLYAADGVKALRSHVPVTISLATDRYRRVDGRWLCEYRRFEHWFESDTPITNPKLDDQA, from the coding sequence ATGATCGACGAGGACCGGCTCAGTCTGACGGCCGAACTGGCGTTGCAGCTGGCCGACTACTGGCACGACGTCGACACCAACCAGGGCCGGGGAACGGGAGCGTTCTACACCGAGGATGCGGTGTTCCACGGACAGTTCGCGTCCTACGAAGGTCGCGCGAAAATCGAACAGTTCTACGCCTGGCGGGCCGCACAGGGGCCCCGGGTGTCCGTCCACGCCTTCACCAATTTCCGCGCCGCTCGGAGCGGCGATGACCGTGCCGAGGCGACGAACTTTCTGACGCTCTACGCCGCCGACGGTGTGAAGGCGCTGCGCAGCCACGTCCCGGTGACGATCTCGCTGGCGACCGACCGGTATCGCCGCGTCGATGGGCGCTGGCTCTGCGAATACCGACGGTTCGAACACTGGTTCGAGAGCGACACCCCGATCACCAATCCCAAACTCGACGATCAGGCGTGA
- a CDS encoding helix-turn-helix domain-containing protein has product MESFSTAGLPAARRSEAWNKLYSSHLNHVDFIPADRSHFNAELSMSRLGPIGLARMAADSSSIERTRHHITVGSPRLYTFVLQTRGEGELSHCGHEARLEAGDFTLCDSSAPHFFRVNDNSEVLMLRVPAETLRVYVPSPEVFCGQLLKGNVGLTGTAAAMIRSLASQAELGIPSPYDQRVARNLLEVMATSYALAFDDQIQGSSVVRGRQACIVRHIEANLRDPGLSPASIAAALRISPRYLRLVFATGNETVSGYILRRRLEECARQIQEPGWTGHTLTEVAFSWGFNSSSHFARSFRDRFGVPPRQYRRSGLTH; this is encoded by the coding sequence ATGGAAAGTTTCAGTACGGCGGGCTTGCCCGCCGCCAGGCGATCCGAAGCCTGGAACAAACTGTACTCGTCACATCTCAACCACGTCGATTTCATTCCGGCCGATCGCAGCCATTTCAACGCCGAACTGTCGATGAGCAGGCTCGGTCCTATTGGACTGGCTCGTATGGCTGCGGACTCCAGCAGTATCGAGCGAACACGACATCACATCACGGTCGGATCACCGCGCCTCTACACCTTCGTTTTGCAGACCAGGGGGGAAGGCGAGTTGAGCCACTGCGGGCATGAGGCCAGGTTGGAGGCGGGCGATTTCACGCTCTGCGACAGCTCGGCGCCGCATTTCTTTCGCGTGAACGACAACTCCGAAGTCCTGATGCTACGCGTGCCGGCGGAAACGCTCAGGGTCTATGTCCCTTCGCCGGAGGTGTTCTGCGGTCAGCTGCTGAAAGGCAATGTCGGACTGACCGGCACTGCGGCAGCGATGATCCGCAGTCTGGCAAGCCAGGCCGAGCTCGGGATCCCGTCCCCGTATGACCAGCGCGTCGCCAGGAACCTTCTGGAGGTCATGGCCACGTCCTATGCTCTGGCCTTCGATGACCAGATCCAGGGCTCGTCGGTGGTGCGGGGTCGCCAGGCCTGCATCGTCAGGCATATCGAGGCCAACCTCAGGGACCCCGGGCTTTCACCCGCCTCCATCGCCGCGGCGCTGCGCATCTCGCCGCGCTATCTGAGGCTGGTGTTCGCCACGGGAAACGAGACCGTGTCTGGCTATATCCTCCGGCGCAGGCTCGAGGAGTGCGCGCGCCAGATCCAGGAGCCCGGCTGGACCGGGCATACGCTGACGGAAGTCGCGTTTTCGTGGGGATTCAACAGCTCGTCGCACTTCGCGCGCAGCTTCCGCGACCGTTTTGGCGTGCCGCCTCGCCAGTATCGCCGGAGCGGTCTGACCCATTAG
- a CDS encoding HpcH/HpaI aldolase family protein, protein MPVPSVACFRDRLSGGERMLGTFLKSPGPHATEILGDVGFDFVVVDAEHAPFDRGDIDLIALAGRAAQIDVLVRVQSADPVEILSALDCGATGVLVPHIADAGTAQAIVAAARYGGGTRGFSNSPRAGGYGRRGFRDHIEQADASVAVLAMIEDIAALDHLDAIFAVGGLTGAFIGRGDLSAQLGVGAPDAPEIRHIVERIVAASKRHGLPLLAHVGAVDAPDALWLHSLGVSSFIVSSDQGLMRQAALASVSRFVKAR, encoded by the coding sequence ATGCCTGTGCCTTCAGTCGCGTGCTTCCGGGACCGCCTGAGCGGCGGCGAGCGAATGCTGGGGACGTTCCTCAAGTCGCCAGGCCCCCACGCCACCGAGATCCTCGGCGATGTCGGCTTCGACTTCGTCGTGGTTGACGCCGAACACGCCCCCTTCGATCGGGGTGACATCGACCTCATCGCGCTCGCGGGCAGGGCGGCCCAGATCGATGTCCTGGTCCGGGTGCAGTCGGCCGACCCGGTCGAAATCCTGTCAGCGCTCGATTGCGGGGCAACGGGCGTCCTTGTCCCCCACATCGCCGACGCCGGGACGGCCCAGGCGATCGTCGCGGCGGCGCGCTACGGCGGGGGCACGCGAGGGTTCTCCAATTCTCCCCGCGCGGGGGGATACGGGCGGCGTGGATTTCGCGATCACATCGAGCAGGCGGATGCATCGGTGGCCGTCCTGGCGATGATCGAGGACATCGCGGCGCTCGATCACCTCGACGCCATCTTCGCGGTGGGGGGCCTGACGGGGGCCTTCATCGGGCGCGGCGATCTGAGCGCGCAGCTTGGAGTGGGTGCTCCCGATGCGCCAGAGATCCGGCACATCGTCGAGCGGATCGTGGCCGCCTCGAAACGGCACGGTCTTCCGCTGCTCGCCCATGTCGGGGCCGTCGATGCCCCGGATGCGCTATGGTTGCACAGTCTGGGCGTCTCGAGCTTCATCGTTTCCTCCGACCAGGGACTGATGCGGCAAGCGGCCCTTGCCTCAGTCAGTAGATTCGTGAAGGCTCGCTAG
- a CDS encoding amidohydrolase family protein: MNTSASLTDAPIVDCHAHIFDDNLPLSATAWTKPAYAFSAQEYLNLLDAHGVHFGVVAGLSVSGFYNDYMISELRHQGRLRGTAILPPTVDRYVLDAMKADGIVGVRLQLARLADLPDLSDESYRLFFRRVADLDWHVHVAVEGVRLEGVLSQLEETGVKIVLDHFAHPDPGMAEDCPGIAAALRAVGRGRTWVKLSGDYRLHDLDYDGDALEPSGEALADRMARIMLAEIGPDRLLWGSDCPFVGHEGHVAFDSALRAFERWVPDRDQRQQISRTALKLYFS, encoded by the coding sequence TTGAACACCTCAGCATCCCTGACCGACGCCCCGATCGTCGACTGCCATGCCCACATCTTCGACGACAATCTGCCGCTCAGCGCGACGGCCTGGACCAAGCCGGCCTACGCTTTCAGCGCACAGGAGTACCTGAACCTGCTCGACGCGCACGGCGTGCATTTCGGCGTCGTGGCGGGGCTGAGCGTCTCGGGCTTCTACAACGACTACATGATCTCGGAACTTCGCCACCAAGGCAGGCTGCGCGGCACGGCGATCCTTCCGCCGACTGTGGATCGCTACGTCCTGGACGCCATGAAGGCCGACGGCATCGTCGGCGTCCGACTGCAGTTGGCGCGGTTGGCGGACCTGCCGGATCTCAGCGACGAGAGCTATCGTCTGTTCTTCCGCCGCGTCGCGGACCTCGACTGGCACGTTCATGTCGCCGTCGAGGGCGTCCGCCTCGAAGGTGTCCTGTCCCAGTTGGAGGAGACCGGCGTGAAGATCGTGCTGGATCACTTCGCGCATCCCGATCCGGGCATGGCGGAAGACTGCCCGGGCATAGCCGCGGCCCTGCGCGCGGTGGGCAGAGGCAGGACATGGGTGAAGCTGTCGGGCGACTATCGCCTGCACGACCTGGACTACGACGGCGATGCGCTGGAGCCCAGCGGCGAAGCCCTGGCGGATCGTATGGCCAGGATCATGCTGGCGGAAATCGGTCCGGACCGGCTGCTCTGGGGAAGCGATTGCCCCTTCGTCGGTCACGAAGGCCACGTGGCCTTCGACAGCGCGCTGCGCGCCTTCGAACGCTGGGTTCCGGATCGCGACCAGCGCCAGCAGATATCGCGCACCGCACTCAAGCTCTACTTTTCCTAG
- a CDS encoding nuclear transport factor 2 family protein, with product MGRVAAQVERVESVRAIKRLQHAWAHYAQIGLWDDIAALFAADGVFVRGELRITGPSAIRDHLRQTVGEVAQGRLLVDLVMSPVVTLSADGRSGKGRWHELTIDAVAGERADWAGGIQENDYVLEEGAWKIASLHAFPQFAGPYLDGWRNVVDPPQAVEYHFSPASAGRPATDLPDNWPVPDTADVAQDVSVRIVRLEDEAAIVRLQNSWGYYVDRRQWDDVADLFAEDGRLVLAGGDVVGPDAIRQRLEAVHPAGLRHGELNDHLLFAPVVTVDHGGQTASARGIVLGMLGLNHVEAHWTVATCENSYVKQDGVWRLAAARLYPRAAADYVLGWAGSQVTDHPTWALAAASGDVCHPVAAFPEIQFEHPVRGGRPSFPPATTVLAVSSVDARSVREAPDPTPTTDGLERRLAATAAVDAVENIATAYGYYIDEFRWAEVRDLFSTHGWKELSYIGTYVGRDRVYQSLIHRYGDKGRVSSFLAIHQKIQPVITVAADAGSARMHLRLFQVGSLPTGPGPFIGGVYEDEAVLEDGVWKLSGMDLDYIWFSGYRDGWGRVDPAAARQFAPGPDVLADYPPDRPLRGPVFSPFPDAEPLPFHFRNPVSGREPPLLLE from the coding sequence ATGGGCCGCGTCGCCGCGCAGGTGGAGCGTGTCGAAAGCGTGCGTGCCATCAAGCGGCTTCAACACGCCTGGGCACACTATGCCCAGATCGGCCTTTGGGACGATATCGCCGCGCTGTTCGCAGCAGACGGCGTGTTCGTCCGCGGTGAGTTACGGATAACCGGGCCATCGGCCATTCGGGACCACCTGCGCCAGACAGTCGGGGAGGTGGCGCAGGGGCGCTTGCTGGTCGACCTTGTCATGTCGCCCGTCGTGACCCTGTCGGCGGATGGTCGCTCCGGGAAGGGGCGCTGGCACGAACTCACCATCGACGCGGTTGCCGGAGAGCGCGCGGACTGGGCCGGTGGCATCCAGGAAAACGACTACGTGCTCGAGGAGGGGGCCTGGAAGATCGCGAGCCTTCACGCCTTTCCCCAGTTCGCCGGGCCGTATCTGGACGGCTGGCGCAACGTCGTCGACCCGCCACAGGCGGTCGAATACCACTTCTCGCCGGCCTCGGCAGGCCGACCGGCGACCGATCTGCCCGATAACTGGCCGGTGCCGGACACGGCGGACGTCGCGCAGGACGTGTCGGTCAGGATCGTGCGGCTGGAAGATGAGGCCGCGATCGTCCGCCTGCAGAACAGCTGGGGCTACTACGTCGATCGCCGGCAATGGGACGATGTCGCTGACCTGTTCGCCGAGGACGGTCGTCTGGTTCTGGCCGGTGGCGACGTCGTGGGTCCAGACGCAATCCGTCAGCGCCTGGAGGCCGTTCATCCTGCGGGTCTTCGACACGGTGAGTTGAACGATCACCTTCTGTTTGCACCGGTCGTCACGGTCGATCACGGCGGTCAGACCGCATCGGCGCGCGGCATCGTGTTGGGGATGCTGGGCCTCAATCACGTCGAGGCGCACTGGACGGTGGCGACCTGCGAAAACAGCTACGTCAAGCAGGACGGCGTCTGGCGTCTTGCCGCAGCACGCCTGTATCCGCGGGCAGCCGCGGACTATGTCCTCGGCTGGGCCGGCAGCCAGGTCACCGACCATCCCACATGGGCGCTGGCTGCGGCATCGGGGGACGTGTGCCACCCGGTGGCCGCCTTCCCGGAAATTCAGTTCGAGCATCCAGTTCGAGGGGGCAGGCCCTCGTTTCCTCCAGCAACCACGGTGCTGGCGGTGTCGTCGGTCGATGCCCGCAGTGTCCGGGAAGCGCCCGATCCGACCCCGACCACGGACGGTCTGGAACGCCGCCTGGCCGCCACGGCGGCCGTCGATGCGGTGGAGAACATCGCCACGGCCTATGGCTACTACATCGACGAATTTCGGTGGGCCGAGGTGCGGGATCTGTTCTCGACGCACGGCTGGAAGGAACTGTCCTACATCGGCACCTATGTCGGCCGGGACCGCGTCTACCAGTCCCTGATCCATCGCTACGGCGACAAGGGGCGTGTTTCGTCCTTTCTGGCCATTCACCAAAAGATTCAGCCGGTTATCACGGTCGCCGCAGATGCCGGTTCTGCGCGCATGCACCTGCGGCTGTTCCAGGTGGGATCCCTGCCCACCGGGCCGGGGCCCTTCATCGGCGGCGTCTACGAGGACGAGGCCGTCCTGGAAGACGGCGTCTGGAAGCTGTCCGGCATGGATCTCGATTACATCTGGTTCTCCGGATACCGGGACGGGTGGGGAAGGGTCGATCCGGCCGCCGCCCGCCAGTTCGCCCCGGGTCCGGACGTTCTTGCGGACTATCCGCCCGACCGTCCGCTGCGCGGACCCGTGTTCTCGCCGTTCCCCGATGCGGAACCGCTGCCTTTCCATTTCCGCAATCCCGTGAGCGGCCGAGAGCCGCCGCTGCTGCTCGAGTAG
- a CDS encoding SDR family oxidoreductase codes for MLVGKGVFLVVGGSRGIGEAVAVRAAAAGHPVVLTYADRPDRAEGVVARIVAAGGHAVAVGADVAVEGDVDAIFDAVADIGPLTAMAFCAGVTGPASPLADAAVDTLSRVIAVNLLGAILCARRAIQVMATRRGGQGGSIVILSSRASDYGSAGEFVWYAASKGGLNSLAIGLAREVAADGVRVNVVSPGPIDTEMHRPGRLDEGARRAPMQRAGTPDEVAASVMFLSSEDAAFVTGATINVSGGL; via the coding sequence ATGCTAGTGGGCAAGGGCGTCTTTCTCGTCGTCGGCGGAAGTCGCGGCATCGGCGAAGCGGTGGCCGTCCGTGCCGCGGCTGCGGGTCACCCGGTGGTGCTGACGTACGCCGATCGCCCGGACCGCGCCGAAGGGGTTGTGGCGAGGATCGTCGCGGCGGGTGGCCATGCCGTCGCGGTGGGGGCGGACGTTGCCGTCGAGGGCGACGTCGACGCAATTTTCGATGCTGTCGCCGACATTGGACCTCTGACGGCGATGGCGTTCTGCGCCGGGGTTACCGGCCCTGCCTCCCCGCTGGCAGACGCCGCCGTGGACACGCTCTCCCGGGTCATTGCGGTGAACCTGTTGGGGGCGATCCTGTGTGCCCGTCGCGCAATCCAGGTCATGGCGACCCGGCGTGGGGGGCAGGGAGGTTCGATCGTCATCCTGTCCTCCCGCGCGTCCGACTATGGCTCGGCCGGGGAGTTCGTCTGGTACGCCGCCAGCAAGGGCGGGCTGAACTCGCTCGCCATTGGCCTTGCCAGGGAAGTGGCTGCCGACGGCGTGCGGGTGAACGTCGTGTCGCCGGGCCCGATCGATACCGAAATGCACCGCCCGGGCCGGCTGGACGAGGGGGCCCGACGTGCGCCGATGCAGCGCGCCGGAACGCCGGACGAGGTTGCCGCCAGCGTCATGTTCCTGAGCTCGGAAGACGCCGCCTTCGTCACGGGTGCCACCATCAACGTCTCGGGGGGACTCTAG
- a CDS encoding iron-containing alcohol dehydrogenase, producing the protein MICDETRLLTLTNVGLVRFGEGVATMCATDLADQGVRRVFVVTTPPTLTHCEGMVAALRARGCAVTIWSDLAGEPTLGEFGLALKAAKDFGADAVVGLGGGSAMDVAKLVAALLDGKQDLTDVIGVDRLRGRALPLACIPTTAGTGSEVTPIAILSDEDEELKKGVVSRHLVPDAAYLDPGLTVSMPPAVTAATGLDALTHCIEAYANRFAHPLVDVQALAGIALIAANLECAVYDGSDIAARAAMLRASYYGGLCLGPVNTAAVHALAYPLGGEFHIAHGVANALLLPHVLRFNLDAAPERYAAVAHALGVAPSADARTDALAGIERIVDLSRRCGVEMSMARFGITRDAIPRMATAAMTVTRLLERNPRVVTLDDCSRIYEAAL; encoded by the coding sequence ATGATCTGCGATGAGACCAGGCTTCTGACGTTGACGAACGTCGGCCTTGTCCGCTTCGGCGAAGGGGTCGCGACGATGTGCGCGACGGATCTGGCGGATCAGGGCGTCCGGCGGGTTTTCGTCGTCACGACGCCGCCCACGCTGACGCACTGTGAAGGAATGGTCGCGGCGCTGCGCGCCCGGGGCTGTGCCGTGACGATCTGGTCCGACCTTGCAGGCGAGCCGACGCTCGGCGAGTTCGGTCTGGCACTCAAGGCAGCGAAGGATTTCGGGGCCGACGCGGTCGTGGGGCTCGGCGGCGGCAGCGCCATGGACGTCGCCAAGCTCGTGGCCGCCCTGCTGGACGGGAAGCAGGACCTCACCGACGTCATCGGGGTTGATCGTCTGAGGGGGCGAGCCCTGCCGCTCGCCTGCATTCCCACCACCGCCGGAACCGGCAGCGAGGTCACCCCGATCGCCATTCTGTCGGACGAGGACGAGGAGCTGAAGAAGGGCGTCGTGAGCCGCCATCTGGTGCCCGACGCTGCCTATCTCGATCCGGGCCTGACGGTTTCGATGCCACCCGCCGTGACCGCCGCCACCGGCCTCGATGCACTGACCCATTGCATCGAGGCCTACGCCAATCGCTTCGCGCACCCGCTGGTCGATGTGCAGGCACTCGCCGGCATCGCCTTGATCGCGGCGAACCTGGAATGTGCGGTCTACGACGGATCGGATATCGCGGCCAGGGCGGCGATGTTGCGGGCCAGCTATTACGGCGGGCTGTGCCTCGGGCCGGTGAACACGGCCGCGGTCCATGCCCTGGCCTATCCGCTCGGCGGGGAGTTCCACATTGCCCACGGCGTCGCCAACGCCCTGCTGCTCCCGCATGTCCTGCGCTTCAACTTGGACGCCGCGCCCGAACGCTACGCCGCCGTCGCCCACGCTCTGGGCGTGGCACCTTCTGCAGATGCGCGGACCGATGCGCTTGCCGGCATCGAGCGTATCGTCGATCTGTCGCGTCGCTGCGGTGTGGAAATGTCGATGGCGCGCTTCGGCATCACCAGGGACGCCATTCCCCGCATGGCGACGGCGGCGATGACCGTGACCCGACTGCTTGAGCGGAACCCGCGCGTCGTGACGCTCGACGATTGCTCTCGCATCTACGAGGCGGCGCTGTGA
- a CDS encoding SLC13 family permease: MEFNQIAALVVLVVVVGVLIHGKVRSDVAALTAAAALLLMGVIRPVEVQGAFASPAVIALACLFVIAYAIELSGLLGLLIRQATALCARLGAAGLWLVIVLCGGASAFLNNTPIVVLAAPVVRDVATSLNLSPKRFLIPLSYITIMGGACTLIGTSTNLLVNDMARNAGQPVFSLFEITPVGLIIAAVGGLYLFLVGGRLLAGRADAEATLYGPHEQTGDGLLGDAELFAVDRPFDLRRASISLVVFAGVIIAAALGIAPIAASAFAGAVILILLRVISPDEAYAGLRPEVLLLIAGMVVVGLSIEVTGLAASGTGLLIDVIRPFGPLVALAILYGVTLFATEFLSNAAVAVLITPVAVALADSLGVDPRPFLVAVMMAASAAFATPFGYQTNVLVFEVGKYKYMDFVRVGVPLNLVTWIAGVIAIPIFFPF, from the coding sequence ATGGAATTCAATCAGATCGCGGCTCTGGTCGTCCTGGTCGTGGTCGTGGGCGTCCTGATCCATGGCAAGGTGCGATCCGACGTAGCGGCCTTGACGGCCGCCGCCGCTCTGCTGCTGATGGGGGTCATACGGCCTGTCGAGGTCCAGGGAGCCTTCGCCAGCCCCGCCGTCATCGCCCTCGCCTGCCTGTTCGTCATCGCCTACGCGATCGAGCTTTCCGGCTTGCTTGGTCTGCTGATCCGCCAGGCCACGGCGCTCTGCGCGCGCCTCGGAGCGGCCGGCCTCTGGCTGGTCATTGTCCTGTGCGGCGGCGCGTCCGCCTTCCTCAACAACACGCCGATCGTGGTCCTCGCCGCGCCCGTGGTGCGAGACGTCGCGACCTCGCTCAATCTCTCGCCCAAGCGGTTCCTGATCCCGCTCAGCTACATCACCATCATGGGCGGCGCCTGCACCCTGATCGGGACCTCGACCAATCTTCTGGTCAACGACATGGCGCGAAACGCCGGCCAGCCCGTCTTCAGCCTGTTCGAGATCACGCCCGTCGGCCTGATCATCGCCGCGGTCGGCGGTCTCTATCTTTTTCTCGTCGGCGGACGGCTGCTCGCCGGTCGCGCCGACGCGGAGGCGACGCTCTACGGCCCGCACGAGCAGACAGGCGATGGCCTTCTGGGAGACGCGGAACTGTTCGCCGTCGATCGCCCGTTTGATCTCCGGCGGGCGTCGATCTCTCTCGTCGTGTTCGCGGGCGTCATCATCGCCGCGGCCCTCGGCATCGCGCCGATCGCCGCTTCTGCCTTTGCCGGTGCCGTCATCCTGATCCTGCTGCGCGTCATCAGCCCGGACGAGGCCTATGCCGGCCTGCGCCCCGAAGTCCTTCTTCTGATCGCCGGCATGGTCGTGGTTGGCCTGTCGATCGAAGTCACAGGACTGGCCGCGTCCGGCACGGGTCTGCTCATCGACGTCATTCGCCCTTTCGGCCCCCTCGTCGCCCTGGCGATCCTGTACGGGGTCACCCTTTTCGCCACCGAGTTTCTGTCGAACGCTGCCGTCGCGGTCCTGATCACCCCGGTGGCGGTGGCTCTGGCCGACAGCCTCGGCGTCGATCCCCGCCCCTTCCTCGTCGCGGTGATGATGGCGGCCTCGGCGGCGTTCGCGACGCCGTTCGGCTACCAGACCAATGTGCTCGTGTTCGAGGTCGGCAAATACAAGTACATGGATTTCGTGCGGGTCGGCGTTCCCCTGAACCTCGTCACCTGGATCGCCGGGGTCATCGCCATTCCGATTTTCTTCCCCTTCTGA